One genomic segment of Methanothermobacter wolfeii includes these proteins:
- a CDS encoding ATP-binding protein, whose translation MQEICVLSGKGGVGKSSIVASMAVLLADRMEIILGDCDVDAPNLELVLGFTGDRICETIRASEKAFFMAEHCKSRRKCVNVCRFNAIKWNSETSTPEINELICEGCGACEYICPDRAIEVRAVDTGKVCTFTSNYGFRIVSGHLKIGERGSGKIVDAVRKMTLEIGEVEGAEISLLDAAAGIGCPVVSSVKGVNHTVIVTEPTKAALNDFKRALQLVRHFGIRHSMIINKWDINKHITARFEEFAAKNRIPIIGKIPYEVTFMDALVNGTPPVLHNPDLKEVFMEITDNLMLNMGL comes from the coding sequence GTGCAGGAGATATGTGTTCTCTCAGGTAAGGGCGGTGTTGGGAAGAGCAGCATAGTAGCATCAATGGCTGTCTTACTTGCTGATAGGATGGAAATCATTCTGGGAGACTGTGATGTGGACGCACCCAATCTGGAGCTTGTTCTGGGATTCACAGGAGACAGGATATGTGAAACCATAAGGGCTTCTGAAAAGGCATTCTTCATGGCTGAACACTGCAAATCAAGAAGGAAGTGTGTAAATGTATGCAGATTCAATGCAATAAAATGGAACTCTGAGACATCAACACCTGAAATAAATGAACTGATCTGTGAAGGCTGTGGTGCGTGTGAATACATATGTCCGGATAGAGCAATAGAAGTCAGAGCGGTGGACACAGGAAAGGTTTGCACTTTCACATCGAATTATGGTTTCAGGATAGTTTCAGGGCACCTGAAAATTGGTGAAAGGGGCTCTGGAAAAATCGTGGACGCTGTTAGGAAAATGACCCTTGAAATCGGTGAAGTGGAGGGTGCGGAGATTTCACTCCTGGATGCTGCTGCAGGCATCGGATGTCCTGTTGTATCTTCAGTTAAAGGCGTTAACCATACAGTTATAGTAACTGAGCCCACGAAGGCAGCTTTAAATGACTTTAAACGAGCACTTCAACTTGTAAGACATTTTGGGATTCGGCATAGCATGATAATCAATAAATGGGATATAAATAAACATATTACAGCCAGATTTGAAGAATTCGCAGCAAAAAACAGAATCCCGATCATCGGTAAAATACCATATGAAGTGACCTTCATGGACGCTCTGGTCAACGGCACCCCTCCTGTCCTGCACAACCCTGACCTTAAAGAAGTCTTCATGGAGATAACCGACAATCTGATGTTAAACATGGGGCTTTAA
- a CDS encoding nucleotide-binding protein, translating into MNNKPLRVAVTGGKGGTGKSTIACSLALLLAEKFRVLLVDADVECPDDHIILSVQREKRCDVTIQVPSPDFSRCIMCGKCSEICRENAIVFVEGRHPIFIEDRCNGCGTCIIACRNDAINPVEKIIGSIYEGKVSENFRLLSGETAVDTVTSAAVVDSLIKNAGSYSDVDFIIIDTPAGVHCNVIHALLDVQMAFAVTEPTPFGAHDLKLILKLLNKLGIDSNIILNRAGMGNADTVFDVSKESSSPLVAQIPYSEDVLKAYSDGKPFKLSGIEDVGRLLESRRG; encoded by the coding sequence ATGAATAATAAACCATTAAGAGTAGCGGTAACTGGTGGGAAAGGCGGCACTGGAAAATCAACTATAGCGTGTTCCCTTGCACTGCTCCTTGCTGAGAAGTTCAGGGTTCTGCTTGTGGATGCAGACGTTGAGTGTCCAGATGATCATATAATTTTATCAGTCCAGAGGGAAAAGAGATGTGACGTAACTATTCAGGTGCCGTCCCCTGATTTTTCAAGGTGCATCATGTGCGGTAAATGTTCAGAGATATGTAGAGAAAATGCAATAGTATTCGTGGAGGGCAGGCACCCTATTTTTATTGAAGACAGGTGTAATGGATGTGGAACATGCATCATCGCATGCAGAAATGATGCCATAAACCCTGTAGAGAAGATTATAGGGTCAATATATGAAGGCAAAGTTTCTGAAAATTTCAGGTTACTTTCTGGTGAGACAGCGGTGGATACGGTGACCAGCGCAGCAGTGGTGGATTCACTTATAAAAAATGCAGGAAGTTACAGTGATGTGGATTTCATTATCATTGACACCCCGGCAGGAGTGCACTGTAATGTGATACATGCTCTTCTGGACGTTCAGATGGCATTTGCCGTCACGGAACCAACCCCCTTCGGGGCCCATGACCTGAAATTAATCCTGAAACTTCTGAACAAACTGGGTATAGATTCAAATATCATACTCAACCGTGCAGGCATGGGTAATGCTGATACGGTGTTTGATGTCTCCAAAGAAAGTTCAAGTCCACTTGTTGCCCAAATACCCTATTCTGAGGATGTTTTGAAGGCTTACTCAGATGGAAAACCATTTAAACTTTCAGGGATAGAGGATGTTGGCAGGTTACTTGAATCCAGGAGGGGCTAA
- a CDS encoding NifB/NifX family molybdenum-iron cluster-binding protein, which translates to MKIAIASSEEDIKSEISRFFGRAPFFVLVDMKDKEITSSEVIENSSALQSGGAGIKTAQLLANEGVDALISFSTGPNAFEILNKLDIKIYKATEGSVEENLMLFKEGKLEEIKSPANAQGGMGRRVR; encoded by the coding sequence ATGAAAATAGCCATTGCATCTTCTGAGGAAGATATCAAATCAGAGATTAGCAGATTTTTTGGAAGGGCGCCCTTCTTTGTTCTTGTGGATATGAAAGATAAAGAGATAACGTCTTCAGAGGTCATTGAAAATTCTTCTGCATTACAGTCAGGAGGTGCAGGTATAAAGACGGCCCAGCTACTTGCAAATGAGGGTGTGGATGCGCTGATATCATTTTCAACGGGGCCGAATGCATTCGAGATTCTGAATAAACTTGACATAAAGATTTATAAGGCAACTGAGGGGTCGGTTGAGGAAAATCTCATGCTCTTTAAGGAGGGAAAGCTGGAGGAGATAAAATCACCGGCCAATGCCCAGGGAGGAATGGGTAGAAGAGTTCGCTGA
- a CDS encoding Mrp/NBP35 family ATP-binding protein: MNKEDAQKLAIMKQDVEIARALSNIKHKIVVMSGKGGVGKSTVTVKLAEEFNRDGYRLCVLDADIHGPDIPEMMQVHDPEVTLTANRINPIVTPSGVSVLSIEFFLPSKDTPVIWRGPKKTGAIRQLLSDVNWDEIDVLMVDNPPGTGDEPLTVLQSIPSIDGVVIVTTPHEFAIHDVEKCVNMVKHLKIPVLGIVENMSYLMCPSCGEKIFLFGKEGGKYLAEKFNLPFLGEVPFDTGMTAADTPPESIHSEIRKIFKKFKGKLKG; encoded by the coding sequence ATGAATAAGGAAGATGCTCAAAAACTTGCAATCATGAAACAGGATGTGGAAATAGCAAGGGCACTTTCCAATATAAAACATAAGATCGTGGTTATGAGCGGCAAGGGCGGCGTCGGGAAGTCCACAGTCACAGTGAAGCTTGCTGAAGAATTCAACAGGGATGGTTACAGGTTATGTGTACTGGATGCAGATATACATGGTCCAGACATCCCGGAGATGATGCAGGTTCATGACCCAGAGGTTACCCTAACAGCAAACAGGATAAACCCCATAGTAACACCTTCAGGGGTCAGTGTACTGTCAATAGAGTTTTTCCTCCCATCAAAGGATACACCGGTGATATGGAGAGGACCAAAAAAGACAGGAGCCATAAGGCAGCTTCTTTCAGATGTTAACTGGGATGAAATTGATGTTTTAATGGTGGACAACCCTCCTGGAACGGGTGACGAGCCCCTTACGGTGCTGCAGTCAATTCCGTCTATTGATGGTGTGGTTATTGTCACAACACCCCATGAGTTTGCAATCCATGATGTTGAAAAATGTGTTAACATGGTTAAACACCTGAAGATACCCGTCCTGGGGATAGTTGAGAACATGTCATATCTCATGTGCCCCTCATGTGGAGAGAAAATATTCCTGTTTGGCAAGGAGGGTGGAAAATATCTTGCAGAGAAGTTTAACCTCCCTTTCCTGGGCGAAGTTCCATTTGACACAGGGATGACAGCTGCAGATACACCGCCCGAATCAATTCATTCTGAGATAAGGAAGATCTTTAAAAAATTTAAAGGAAAGCTTAAAGGATAG
- a CDS encoding NifB/NifX family molybdenum-iron cluster-binding protein — protein sequence MRICLPVIEDRGMDSRISEHFGKTPLFAFYDDETQKLEIIKINGKHGGGRLTPAEIILAAGVDLLLCANLGSKAVQVLSNHGVDVLTGARGTIAEVLESFKKGELKSGAENPCRKD from the coding sequence ATGAGAATATGTCTACCAGTGATAGAAGATAGGGGCATGGATTCACGGATTTCAGAACATTTCGGCAAAACGCCCCTATTTGCTTTTTATGATGATGAAACACAGAAACTGGAAATAATAAAAATTAATGGAAAACATGGTGGAGGTCGGCTAACACCAGCTGAGATCATTCTTGCTGCAGGTGTAGATCTTCTATTATGTGCAAATCTTGGATCAAAGGCTGTGCAGGTTCTTAGCAACCATGGAGTTGATGTTCTAACAGGCGCCAGAGGAACCATAGCAGAGGTACTTGAAAGCTTTAAAAAAGGGGAGCTTAAAAGCGGCGCTGAGAACCCATGCAGGAAAGATTAG
- a CDS encoding DUF134 domain-containing protein — translation MPRPRRRRRILGEPQVASFSPESLGSCARIEITLDEFEAIRLRDYHGIQQKKAAEIMGISQPTFHRALKSARSKVAEALVEGRPIILKGGDYIMDRRRYKCMDCQFEWISPGKSYEKCPDCGSENITSVSADTLPRAGRGPGRGFGAGRGAPRVCKCIECGYEAPKTPGIPCRTEKCPKCGAPMCGSD, via the coding sequence ATGCCTAGGCCAAGAAGACGCAGAAGAATTTTAGGAGAACCACAGGTGGCTTCATTCTCACCGGAATCTTTAGGGTCATGTGCGAGGATTGAAATAACCCTGGATGAATTTGAAGCCATAAGGCTCAGGGACTACCATGGTATCCAGCAGAAGAAAGCAGCTGAAATCATGGGCATATCCCAGCCAACATTCCACAGGGCCCTGAAATCAGCAAGAAGCAAAGTTGCAGAGGCACTGGTCGAGGGCAGACCAATAATACTGAAAGGAGGTGATTATATTATGGATAGAAGAAGATACAAATGCATGGACTGCCAGTTTGAATGGATATCACCAGGAAAAAGCTATGAAAAATGTCCTGACTGCGGATCAGAAAATATAACTTCCGTATCAGCAGACACACTACCACGTGCTGGTAGAGGTCCCGGAAGGGGATTTGGAGCTGGAAGGGGGGCACCACGCGTATGTAAATGCATTGAATGCGGATACGAAGCACCCAAGACACCAGGCATACCATGCAGAACAGAAAAGTGTCCAAAATGCGGAGCCCCGATGTGCGGCTCTGATTGA
- a CDS encoding metallophosphoesterase, protein MKREFQVFIFLTFLTAGYYILNSIALGFLGAGFMSIPFTILLPLSVMLERARPSWPSRATYIISMIWLVFLIYILTGYVVLFVLSFDGVIWVKMILVVSAALLVVYGVVNAMNLRVRVLEVPLGVSDRVRFVHLSDLHIGTVRSGGFLRRVARAVNELEPDAVLITGDLIDGSRPVDSSILSELDVNAPVFFVSGNHDTYAGDFRSIISDTGIRCIDQSVVEFRGVQIAGVGYSMARHSLPALLDALDFDPEEPLVLLHHLPVDWEYARERGVDLQLSGHTHGGQFYPFNLLVGLMFPHLSGLYRDSAGFLFVSEGTGTWGPPVRIGSSCEVAVLDIVPMD, encoded by the coding sequence ATGAAGAGAGAGTTTCAGGTTTTTATCTTTCTAACGTTCCTTACAGCAGGCTACTACATCCTCAACAGCATTGCCCTGGGGTTTCTTGGCGCCGGATTCATGAGCATTCCCTTTACCATCCTTCTGCCCCTGTCGGTCATGCTTGAGAGGGCACGGCCCTCCTGGCCTTCAAGGGCAACTTATATCATTTCAATGATATGGCTTGTTTTTCTGATTTACATCCTCACTGGCTATGTGGTTTTATTTGTACTATCCTTTGATGGGGTAATCTGGGTTAAGATGATCCTTGTGGTCTCCGCAGCACTCCTGGTCGTCTACGGGGTCGTGAATGCCATGAACTTGAGGGTGAGGGTGCTTGAAGTCCCACTGGGGGTGAGTGACAGGGTAAGGTTTGTGCATCTTTCTGATCTTCACATCGGCACGGTTCGCTCCGGCGGGTTTCTCAGGAGGGTTGCCAGGGCCGTGAATGAACTGGAACCCGACGCTGTCCTCATAACAGGGGACCTTATTGATGGCTCGAGACCGGTTGATTCATCCATATTATCCGAACTTGATGTGAATGCACCGGTATTCTTTGTTTCAGGGAACCATGACACCTATGCCGGTGACTTCAGGTCCATAATATCTGATACAGGTATAAGGTGTATTGACCAGTCTGTTGTTGAGTTCAGGGGTGTGCAGATTGCGGGTGTGGGGTATTCCATGGCCAGGCACTCCCTCCCGGCCCTCCTCGATGCCCTTGACTTTGACCCTGAGGAGCCCCTTGTACTTTTACACCACCTCCCGGTTGACTGGGAATATGCTAGGGAGAGGGGCGTTGACCTGCAGCTTTCGGGGCACACCCATGGCGGCCAGTTCTATCCCTTCAACCTTCTTGTTGGATTGATGTTCCCCCACCTATCTGGTCTTTACCGGGATTCTGCTGGGTTTCTTTTTGTTTCGGAGGGTACGGGTACATGGGGGCCTCCGGTGCGTATTGGATCATCATGTGAGGTTGCGGTGCTGGATATTGTACCCATGGACTGA
- a CDS encoding methanogenesis marker 7 protein: protein MYETLTYQGGVHRHEELKELIEDLGGFVLQENMLQMDLILTLAVPIEDVDRVRDKAKELLGKVKIAPMAGTEIAIVSPTLARHHLPHSACDISEYLRRYGAKDNMIGLARGAGKGISRISEDEKRLIEEHDLAVFALGSFEQCIKDKAHLFSDINIPVVVTGSPRDIDIGELPGADAYVGGLGRIPRRLKRGEDIRALRRLVEVVEDILDRRRREMAADPPLVPSILVKTEIENQVPAIREVYSPTPVTSQLDGVRVKLNYDRHQEEIADVRVSDYRLGDIADIRRSMMYDYILVKLLPESSIIQ, encoded by the coding sequence ATGTATGAAACCTTAACATACCAGGGCGGTGTTCATCGCCATGAGGAATTGAAGGAACTCATTGAGGACCTGGGGGGATTTGTGCTTCAGGAGAACATGCTTCAGATGGACCTGATACTCACCCTTGCGGTTCCAATTGAGGACGTTGACAGGGTGAGGGATAAGGCCAAAGAGCTCCTTGGGAAGGTTAAAATCGCCCCAATGGCAGGTACAGAGATAGCGATAGTCTCACCCACCCTTGCAAGGCATCACCTGCCCCATTCTGCATGTGACATTTCGGAGTACCTCCGGAGGTACGGTGCCAAGGATAACATGATAGGCCTTGCCAGGGGAGCCGGGAAGGGGATTTCAAGGATATCTGAGGATGAGAAGAGGCTCATAGAGGAGCATGACCTTGCAGTCTTTGCCCTTGGCAGCTTTGAACAGTGCATAAAGGATAAGGCCCACCTCTTCAGCGACATAAACATCCCGGTGGTTGTCACGGGTTCACCCAGGGATATTGATATCGGTGAACTTCCAGGTGCAGATGCCTACGTCGGGGGCCTGGGGAGGATACCAAGGAGGCTGAAGAGGGGCGAGGATATCAGGGCACTCAGACGCCTCGTGGAGGTGGTTGAGGACATCCTTGACAGGAGGAGGCGTGAAATGGCTGCTGACCCTCCACTGGTTCCTTCAATACTCGTTAAGACCGAGATTGAGAATCAGGTCCCTGCAATCAGGGAGGTCTACTCACCAACACCCGTCACGAGCCAGCTTGATGGTGTCAGGGTGAAGCTCAACTACGACCGCCACCAGGAGGAGATAGCGGATGTGAGGGTCTCCGATTACAGGCTTGGGGATATAGCTGATATCAGAAGGTCCATGATGTATGACTACATCCTTGTCAAACTCCTGCCTGAAAGCTCCATAATCCAGTGA
- the comB gene encoding 2-phosphosulfolactate phosphatase, protein MRVTLSFEESEGTDLCIMVDLLRASATITAALDSFRCIIPVRDAERAREYLSMDYPVAGERGGETLPGFIANSPPEIRKHGGDCLVLTTSNGTRILESVKSTALIGCLNNVRAVAAAARDMADEVEVIMAGVNGEFAIEDFLCAGEIIRVIGGEIDEYSEAAVLAVQDRRLVDDAIRRSRSARRLEKLGFGGDVEYCLRRNITDNVPVYRDGKIMKLL, encoded by the coding sequence ATGAGGGTAACCCTTAGCTTTGAAGAATCAGAAGGCACTGATCTGTGCATAATGGTTGACCTCCTCAGGGCCAGCGCAACCATTACAGCCGCCCTTGACAGTTTCAGATGCATAATACCTGTTAGGGACGCTGAAAGAGCCAGGGAGTACCTTTCAATGGATTACCCTGTTGCAGGGGAGCGTGGAGGCGAAACCCTCCCTGGCTTCATTGCCAACTCACCCCCTGAAATCAGGAAACATGGGGGTGACTGTCTGGTGCTCACCACAAGTAACGGGACAAGGATCCTTGAATCCGTGAAGTCCACAGCCCTTATAGGATGCCTCAACAATGTCAGGGCGGTTGCAGCCGCCGCCAGGGATATGGCCGATGAGGTTGAGGTTATCATGGCAGGTGTTAACGGGGAATTTGCAATAGAGGACTTTCTATGTGCCGGTGAAATAATAAGGGTCATTGGCGGTGAAATTGATGAATACTCAGAGGCCGCTGTCCTCGCGGTCCAGGACAGGAGACTGGTTGATGACGCCATAAGGAGGTCCAGATCAGCGAGGAGGCTTGAAAAACTTGGCTTTGGAGGGGATGTTGAGTACTGCCTCAGGAGGAACATAACAGACAACGTACCGGTATACAGGGACGGTAAGATAATGAAACTCCTATAA